ggtagcttttgtaagagagtactataggattgagttaaccaaaacttcaacccttagattgagcgccacatggcgcaaagtgaatgcgccttggaggcgacatgaaagctctccaaaagtttttccatggttggcagatgtatcttcaaatttctcagatattttgactgatagattagaatggacattccttatttatttcttagattagtttgagatgtttttgggtgtgaatatctttttctatgttgatatttctttgtataaattacttagtgtaatggatagttgtattatgtgaaagcattgttattctattggatgttagatattatttgctttctgttattgttgactgctgtgggtagttcatagaagtttttgtaacttcatagaatttattttgcataagacaattatattaataatagttttaagttaggatttttggaggatgattggaaacgtagtgacattttgattctgaaaccttacttgaaattattcattgatatgatgggtcatgcaaagtggatgcataaatgataggcattaattattcgtgcatatatatctgatgtgttcagatcgatggtttcagcaactaagaacgtaattgctgatatgaacggcaacaattgtgaaatattaaatatgaagattcaatatatgttggaaaagcaagaagcactagaagctcttgaccatattatggaagatcttgaggatgccatGCGCcgccttgagctagtagaggaccgcataatggcatttgagccgaaaatagatatttgcaatgcaggttctagctcagaaagggctttgagctctaagcacaagcgtattgattcgttcaatatgtgggaatgcaaaggatcaagtccttattgtaagaaatcaagagttaaccaacacaagagaggaaaacgtcctcaagtgaagaaaatgtcaaggatgagatgttacaattgtgacaagaaaggtcactatgctcgcaacgcAAAGAAGgtcacctcttgtacatttgagaacttgtgagccaaagaaggtaaacacctcttgtacatttgagaactttgcttatgtgtcaagttctgcattattggctgaatccaatcctttgtggactatagattcaggagcgacagaccatgtagcgaaggatagagaatccttcgtggaattccgacgaataccaactggaactaagtggatctatgtggaaatAACTCCGAGCTTAAGTTAAAGGAATTGGCACCATGATATAAAATtgcctgccaattgaacatgcgtggtggacacaCCTTGTTCATACATGATAATAATGTgaatatgtggcatgctagacttggtcatattggccaacaacgtatgaaaagattggccaaagagggcttgttgggcaatattgaaaaagtcgatttgcccatatgtgaacattgcctagtagggaaaacgacaaggaaaccatttggaaaaggtaaaagagctgaatttcctctgcatttaatccattttgatgtctgtggtccaatgaatgtgagaggaaggcatggggctgtttatttcatcacttttatagataatgatactcgattcggatatgtctatttgatttctcataaatctgaagcattgagttgtttcaaaaagtttatgaacttggtagaaaatcaattagacaagaaaataaaagcattgagatccaatcgaggttgagaatatttatctgatgagttcagaaattatgtgatgaaaaaggaatagaaagatagttgtctattccatatactcctcaacaaaatggtgttgcgaagagaagaaacagaaccctactggaaatggttaggtccatgatggcgcatgctaacttacctatcactttttggagtgatgcgttgttaactgctgcctatatacttaaccgagtgccttccaaatcagttacttctaCTCCATATGATTTATGAACAGGTAGAAAACcgaacttaagttttcttaagccatggggttgtgctgcctatactcatgagtcctctcacaagtttgggaaattgggtcccaaaggaaagaagagtattttaatgagatactctgaacactcgaaagggtatgtgttcataggtgagtaggaaagtgggagtataactgaatttaaatcacgggatgtcacattcttagaggatgaatttcctaagaatggcgaaataggtgaggattactacctatttgaaaccttggatcaagataatgatattagtgtaGTTCGTCCAaatgggagtaatatgagaagtgatgaattgaattcaactcattctcaattacaaccacatgatgaaacaacgttatcattatctaatcctagtgggagcataatggggaatgatgtgcaaagtgtacaatctcccatacggcgaacaagtcgccacttTTATGATTGccccacaagatgaggatgagccaagaaatattaatgaggctctaaattgccctagtaaggaaaaatggattcatgcaatggaagaagaaatggagtcaatgaagtcaaaccaagtttaggaaccggttgatcttccaaaaggacgcaaagctattgggaacaagtgggttctcaaaataaagcgaaaatctgatggctcgatagaaagacataaggctcgccttgtggcgaaggggtataatcaacaggaaggaattgattataaagaaacattttctcatgtagtgagatttacctcgattcgcataattctggcaatagtggctagtatggatcttgagttacatcaaatggatgtaaagactgctttcctcaatggagaattagaggaagaaatatatatggaacaacctgctggtttcattaaagaaggccaagaagaaaaggtatgtcgacttttgaggtcaatatatggccttaagcagtcgtcaaagacaatggtatatacgttttcataatgccataatggcatatgattttacaatgatagatgaggatcattgtgtatatatcaaaagatccaaagatcaatttgtgatcatatcattatatgttaatgatatactaattgctggaagcaatatggagtttgttaatactgtcaagagttggctgtcttccaactttgagatgaaggatatgggattgtaaacccatagacactcctattgcaaaaggtgaaggattgagccatcgACTGTGTTCAAGGACttcacaagagaatgaacaaatgaaacatgttccttatgctatgtacgctatgatgtgcacaagacctgacatatgttttgcagttggaatggtgagaagataccaatccaatccaggtcaagcacattggaaagccgttaagagaatactaaggtatctaaagggaactgctgattatacgctgagttattatggaaaggatctgcgactctaaggctattctgatgttgattatggaggagatttagatgaaagaaaatctacctcggggtttgttttcttaccgaataatggcaccatatgttggagcagtaagaaacaaaagtgtatagccttgtccacgatggaaactgagttcgtggcattatcagcagcaatataagaagatgtttggcttaagagattattggatcatttaggtgttattggaagtgttGTAGATTCATTGtttggttaattgtgatagccaagcagcaatagcgtacaccaaagatccaaaatatcatggcaagaccaaacacatagataccaagtataattttgtcaaggatatgattgcacgaaaagatgtgaacttagagtacatattgcgcatagaatggtagcagatcctatgacaaagccaatacctagagatgtgttttgtggccatatgaaatctctaggattgcgtaaaggctgatgtactgaatattgtaatttccctaagtattcacatttgatgaatttgtgttttcatcattaatgcctatgaatctttgtttgatctttatgcatcttaatgctcaatgcattactttaagttgagaaagtatgtcggacaaatataagattagcccactcacacgggtaatcgcctctatttactgtgtgataaatagagatgagactgtttttaagcttattatctaggtgataatcgagagctcaagcttaaaatatgtatgtcgccttaatctggtgttaagatgaggacataatacttactatgtccgaaagtaaaataccccacatattttactttatctatctatgatgccgatgtgagttcgatgaattttgtgaatgagtagatacgtgaactcaagttagacattgggtatgtctgaactgtcatatgtacggtattgaaggtgtagacatacgctccatgggaaatgagttaataccgtaatacgtatttcatactacgtatgcatgagacgaccaataagagtggcaaaagtttgatctcaacttttatgtcgtgtgagactcttgaggaaaagagttcatcaattttttagtcccattatgactcttacttattctcaagatttctatttagtgtttgctatcttaggatgttgccaatggtcatgagttgattcgatctaatgggacatttctagaaaagcaagctgaactgaaattgagagtttgaaggaaagaggaagatcgaatttggagaatcacattatagttttgtattcactggttaaccaattatgactgtctttgggataatcataattgttaatacaatatatatcattgtttgaaagagatcaagagagatataaatgtgatcgatcgatctagggtactgcatactaaatctactcaggatgtgatgcccattatgagctgctatatattcctaacagatgtatggcaacgagctctcaaagtatgctggtcgcatggattattcaccagtatgaatgttgaagagaggtaaagagaatcctgttcagcccaccatgtgcgagtgggagatgatggttttatgtgatgggcttaaggcctgtccgcccatgttgggcctgaaAGCCCGACCCACaatattagggcccatggatgaaggggtacgtttctattttGAGGGAATGTATATAagggatgaaagagagagacgaagacACCCTTTGGCattaacgtacgttcctctccctctctccctccaaaaagaacaacAGTGGCACCCaggcgacgccgtcttcccttcaaggccaattgatatcatcggatcgaacgggatcggttttctcttcctctgatcggcattggtgtttaatctgtggctaacaaggtacgctcgattccgtggtgtgctttaggatcggtgatacatgtttttcccaggcttgtcttccgcattcattttaggggttcgatttagtgtcgaatccggtttttgggaatccgacaatcccaacaGATTCAATTAACGAAAAAAAAACGTGCAGCATCTCGGAACAATGTCCAACCCATTTTTGCGCTCAAAGCCACAAAAAAAGTTCTCTTGACGCTAACCAAAAGACCCCAACAAACTCAATAAATATAAAGTATGCGAGTCCCTTCTTTGATCCAACTGAGGAAACCTCTTTCTTGTAAATCTCAGAAGAGTTGAACCCCCAACAGGAAGTTGACTTATCGAAATTGGCAACAATTTGCACCGTCCTTTTAAGTTTTCCGTACATTTTACATCTGTCCACAGACTtaaacttgaaaaatattttaataatatacgAGATGAGATTAGCAGGACGTCTCTAACCCAAGTTGAAAATCCACTCATAAACCCTCCCTATAAACgtagtttttgaattttacttTCCCATGAAGATATCATATTTTATGAAAAGTCATTACATATAGTTTGTAAAATGCTCCTTCTGTAAAAAGAGATCAATCTGCTAATTACAAGCCTCGCAAGAGAGTGAatcaattaattcaaattctatTTAATGTACGCATCACCAggtaaaaaagtttagaatttgcAGAGTGCATAGGATGATGCTAGAAATCAATTCAACATGGCAAGGTCTACTTTGAATATCAAAACACATAAAGTGTTGGGATATGCAACTATAAGTCCAAATGCCAGACctaaaaagtttagagatctACTTTAGTTTCTTTCCGAAGGTTGGATGATAAAGTTGCTAATTACCCATACTGAAGGGaactaaaataggaaaattagaATGAAGCCAGTATATAAGCGCCGCATAGCTAAAATGGACAAACATGTGAGGTTATTTGTCAATATTACTAAGAAGatgcaaatttaaaattattatattgtaCTCCAAATTCTCAGTCAACCAAGCATTGCAATTTGATATCGTATTCAATGGGCAAAAATGCAAATTGATTCGATAAGAATGAAATGTCTCAAATCAAAAAGATGCTTTCTCATCCATAAATCGTAAAAATCAAGACCTTTGGATTTTTTTCGTCGAAATAGATGCAGACATTTTTGGTTAATTCTTTTCTAGAAAGTGTGATCTTTCtataaatttcaagtggatTACAAAATAGTTACAtctggaataatttttttccatattaaaTATATGTAAAATTGATCTATAAGTTACGacaaaatattttgtttattctgaaatttcatttttcaattatttctaTAAACATTCGTTTAATATCATTATGTTAGATCTTACCTTGTATCCCTTAcagattaattaaattatgttatttatttcttcatattaTTTGTCTTGTAataaattgtgatttttttcattgacATTATGTGTTCAACTCATAAGGCAATCTATATATtatttaggtaattttttaaattcgtAAAAAGTATTATCTAAATATGGATGAAGCCTTTATagtattatttaaaaaaatttagatagaTTACTCATTTTGATGTAATGTATCATTCATTTAGATATGTCAAGATTACTCATTTCTCATTGCAATTATCAATGATTAACATACTACAGTGTTAGGTTAGATCATTGACAATTCTATAAATGTGTGTGTCTAGCAATGTGGAATTCCAAGGGAAACCTATATTAGGTACAATGAAGATGAATAAAAGTTGCATAGATAATCAATGAGGAATGTGGTCCGATGAACCGATCTTGGTggaaaaattgaattggaaCTTTCGTCTTTTTAGTAGGACCAATATCAAACACAccaattcttgaaatttgattgcCAGCCTATGCATACTTACTGAAGATGGAATAAAActtggttttcaaaatttaaaatcaaacttatatatctttttttttctttttttaattttcatgttaCCTATAGCTAACGGGAAGGGAGTCTCATCAAAGGACATTCGTCGCTTTCATTGCTTTTTTATCCATAACATTTAATTACCGTTGAACTCTCGGCCATCTTTGAATCACCCAAAGCCTCCACCATCGAACCTCTCGTTGCTTGATTGGAGATGAATAAGTTATTCTCTGACAGGATGACCTATCATCTCGCATCTATATCGGTTCTGCCTAACAATTCTCCCATGAAGTCGGGGGAAAACGACCCAGAAGCACAGCTTCACACGTGATTCAAATCTCGTGTTGAATTAATTAACTTTGAAATTATGCGACGACACGGGGATGAGAAACGAGGTTCGCTTTGCCGgtcaaaagcagaaaaaaacTGCTTTGTTTAAAGCCAGGGTTTCGACGTGTTCATCGAATACAGCCCCAAGAGGAAGGAGCTTACAAATGACACTTGGATTAATTACTATTTCCTTCACGTGCGAAACCCTAAATTGGAACTAGTCAACCGATTTGCCTTGGCGTAGTTACCACTCAAAACCTAGCCGTTCTTTTAGTCAAAACTTAACAATTCGCCATTCATTCGGACATAATAAGTAGATGGGTTTGTCCAAAGAAATAACCATGctatctctttttctattttaatcaatttaaatttagataaagcctgagatgaaagaaaagaaccacCTTAGTTACCTCATCATTCTAATAGTCATTTTAAATCTTAGTGAGCTCATTTCCTCGCCTATACATCTCTCATATTACCGTAACATATCTGCATCCACAAGGTATAACATTGTTTATATTGCTAGTTTCATGGAGAGCAATTCCGGATTACTAAAAAGATATTTccaatttgaatttcttgagCCACTGCCAACGCGTTGATCTTTTCAAATGAGGTTCATCATTGTGTATATCAAGCAAATGGTTGATTTAATTTATTGCAGAAAACATTAATGGGAAATAAGCCATCATATATATAGAAGAATTCGGAAAAATCATTCAAAAGTGACGTATCTGGATCTGAATTCTTTCATGTATACTATATGTTCATCACGAATAAAGATTCTTGCTCCCTAACTGTGGCCCCATCAAACCTTTccttgacttttcaaacctAAAAATCTCCCGAATGTTGAAAATCTCAACGACTATTCTTCACTCCGCATGGTGACTAGAAAGGCCTCTCAGCCTCAAACAATAAATGTTTTGCATCAGCTTTGAAATTGTACTTTTCAACGAGTTTCTTGGAATCGGTCCAACCTATGACGATTCCAAGCAAGTTCGTACGTTCCATTTCGGTCAATTATTGAATGGAACGTAGCCTATAAATACGTGCCTCTTATCCAGACTAAGGCCATCACAGAACTATCTCACTTCCAGCTTCTCCACAATACAAGCACATTTGCAATTCAATATTTTCCGCAAAGCCCCTCTCTCTGTTTCTCAATCtaggaaataagaaaagcaCATACTTTGTCTGAATTTTGGTCCGCTGGTATCCATTTCTTCTCTACTTATCGCAGAAGAAGGTGTCCGTTTAGTTAGCAAAGACATCCATGGAAAGGGCAATGAGCTTGCCACTTCAACCTCCGACTTACGGAAATCTCATAACTATTCTTAGTATCGATGGTGGAGGCATAAGAGGGCTGATTCCGGGAACCATTCTCGCTTTCTTAGAGTCTGAGCTTCAGGTTTGTACTTGAACAAAGCTCACTTTCTTGACGCATGCGTGCCCCATGCAACCTGTGATTTCTAATTAGAGAACATATATATCTTTGTGGACTGTGCAGAAACTAGATGGTGAAGATGCAAGGATCGCAGATTATTTTGATGTTATTGCGGGAACAAGCACCGGAGGTCTAGTCACCGCCATGTTAACTAGCCCTGACGAGAACAACCGCCCCTTATTCGCTGCAAAAGATATTAAGGATTTCTACCTCGATAACTGCCCAAAAATCTTCCCTCAAGACAGGTTAGCTCAGCTGGCTGATTCAAAATTATCAAGGCCGTATTAGGTTTTGCATTTATGAATGATTGTTTGTCTATGGTAATAACTCTTCTTACATAACTTCTATATTTTTCGAAACTACACAGTTGCCCGTTTGCTCCTGCTACGAAGATGATCAAAGCTGTGACGGGACCAAAATATGATGGAAAATACCTTCATAAGCTTGTCAAAGAGAAACTCGGAAACAGACGATTGCATCAAACATTAACAAATGTTGTGATCCCAACATTCGACATCAAGAGTCTTCAGCCAACCATCTTTTCTAGCTACGAGGTTCATCTTTCTTGTCCCTGAAATATAACTcgctttttttaaatattgtttCTTGCGTGTTACATGtagaaaagtaattaaatagatttttttttttttaattctggaTAAATATGCAGGTAAAGAGAAAGCCAAGCATAAACGCCTTGCTCTCGGACATATGCATCTCAACCTCAGCAGCACCAACTTATCTCCCAGCTCATTACTTTGAGACCCAGGACTCCACgggaaaaattagagaattcAACCTCATAGATGGCGGCGTAGCTGCGAACAACCCGGTATGCAAAGCTAATTTTCCCTATTGTTGTTTAATGTGGATCGTGACTTGACGACACATAgtattaaatcactaatttgaCGTTGCTCAAAATAGACCTTGGTTGCGATGGGGGAAGTGACGAAGGAGATCATGGGAGGAAGCTCGGATTTCTTCCCCATAAAGCCGATGGATTACAGAAGGTTTCTGGTGATATCACTCGGGACCGGATCGCAAAAAGTCGAAGGGAAGTACGACGCAAGGGAAGCTGCCAAATGGGGAGTGCTGGGCTGGTTGAGTAGCAATGGTGGGAGCCCGTTGGTCGATGTGTTCATGCAAGCGAGCGCTGATATGGTCGATTTCCACCTCTCTGCGGTCTTCCAGGCATTACACCTTGAAGCCAACTACCTCCGAATCCAGGTATAATAGAATTAAGATTCTCGAATTTCACTTGCATAACATTGACCTTGATGTCCTCATCGAGGATTTAGCTGTAGCCGACACACTGTATATTGATTCTCATAAATGAAACTTATAGGACGACACATTAAGCGGTTCAGTGGCATCTGTCGATATCGCTACAAAGAAGAATTTGAACGACTTAGTCAAAACCGGTGAAGCACTATTGAAGAAGCCGGTTTCGAAGGTGGATTTGGAGACCGGTCAATACGATGCGTGTAAACTGGAGACTAATGAAGAGGCTCTTAGAAGGTATTGAACTATTAGAACAATGAAATCAAATTCTTTCATGTATTTAAAGGTTTAGGGTTTATTAGTTGTCCGGTCGAGGTTACTTAAGTGCGATTATCCAATTTGGTTTCAGGTTCGCCAAGCTCCTTTCAAATGAGAGACAACTTCGTCATGCGAGGTCGCCACATGGACATAATTCCACGAATTTGAAACGATGCTAGTCGCGGAATATTTCTACAGTCTTGAAGACTCTTAGGGGACACGTCATCCATTCTTTGATTGTTTTTGTGTATAGGCATTTTATGGacttcttttattctttccgTTCTTCTCCACTAAATTCCGAAGGGAAGTTTGCTGCATCATTGGATGTAACTTTTTTCAATCTTATactttcaaatgattttttttgtatgtttttAACTGGTCTGAGCTTGTACAGCATGAtcaaatgaataaaagttctCATTACCTCAAGCTTGTGACCTGGTACCACAAAGTCATCAATTCCTCTATGATTGATTCTTTGTATATTCTAGAAGTTAGAAAGAAATGCGAATAAAAgttcatgagagagagagagagagagatagagagagagagagagaatgttttATTAGAGGTAAGAGAACTTGGTATATTAGAATGAGGGTTAATaacctgaaaaaccccaaattggtacacgtatgacaaatttacttcaaactaattttttaaccatgaaaaatcataaaccggtatacttttgacaaatttactccaaacgacacaaaaaaatccaaactggtacacttatgataaatttatctcaaattaatttgttcgactgccaaaaaccccaaactagtatatttatgacaaatatacattccgtaaaattagattaatattgcAAAACCACAAAAATTGTGTAATTATGacaaacagaaaataaaatcctaaaccgGTACACTAGTCAACTATCAAGTGATatccaatttagtaatttgatagtaaaacttaactaaaattaatatagggtaaatttattacaagtataccagtttggggtaaattgtCAAAGGTGTatcagtttaagatttttgtgatcaaagaatttgtttttgggtaaatttgtcacacgtataccagtttggagttttcaggatattaactcttagaaaaatgaaaaacgtTGGTGACTAACTTAGATAACACAACACTTATTGGTAAATTAATGGtagaaaaaagatcaaaatgcaagtaagtttacaaaaaaaaaaaaaaaaaaaaaaaaacttgttagccagcaaatcaaaaaaatagttagcAATTTAGATGGAAAAATTTGGAAAGTCGCATTAAAAAATGTTAAGTTTTATGGAACAACGGGTAATTTAAAGACATTGATAAGGATGATGAATAAAAGTGGGTAAAACATAACGATTTCTTTGTTTTAGAGATGAGACAAGTTGGtagcttaaaaaaaaatttggtaactAACTTAAATAAAACTTTGTAATGAAAACCAATGTAATAAGAAATGCAAGGAAAAATtggtaagaaaaataagaaaacttgCTCGTTTACAAACTTTCGAAAATTGTTGGTAAgttcataaatatatcaatatgTTACCATCAAATTACAGAGAAATCAGGTAATCAGTGGTTTTGTTTTTGCAGTAGTTCTTTTGACACTTAATcactatttcaaaattagactggcacgaaaaagaaaaaaaaaaaaaaaaagatccgtCTGTTTTCGAAAATAGCATAGTTAAATGTCCATTTTGGTTCCATCTTGAATGGAAACAAAAGCTTTTGATTCGCCCTAGAGGCCAATACACGTAAGAGTTTCGCCAGAGCCACCACCTACAACCATCACGTGCAAAGTATAACAACAGTCAAGCTCCTCACGAACTCCGAAGACTGGCGGATGCAGCGGATACCATCAAATAATCTAACACAACACCTTCTATTGTTCTTATGATTCTCGGTCGTGAATGATGACGAAGTTCTTCACGGATAGGATGAGCAGACCAGACCGGACCACCCACTTCAAGTCTCCTGTGCCTGATCCCGCCTCTTCCCGCATCTATTCTGCTTTCTGCCTAACGAGTTCATTTATCCTTTAAGAGGGAATAGAAAATCCCAGAAGCAACGTTTAGAAACGTGATTCAATTCTTAAGTTTTACATTGACTATGCTATTTAGGAAAGCCTGCAACGCTGGGACCACGACGAGCTTAAATTAGGGTTCCACGCGTTTGTTATGCCGCCAAAAAAGAGTGATGTTTCAATATGCAGACCACGAGATTATATTAATTAGATCGAATTGATCGTGTTACAAAAATCTATTGGAACCACTAAAAAATGGTACTTTTCATGTATTATGATTGATTTTGTTCATCATATGATTTTTAGGTTTAGATTTATAATATACTCTCCCAAATAATGatgcaaatttattttccacCATATCTTATTGGAATTCAACACACCATCTTTTGCTT
The window above is part of the Eucalyptus grandis isolate ANBG69807.140 chromosome 6, ASM1654582v1, whole genome shotgun sequence genome. Proteins encoded here:
- the LOC104451076 gene encoding patatin-like protein 2; this translates as MERAMSLPLQPPTYGNLITILSIDGGGIRGLIPGTILAFLESELQKLDGEDARIADYFDVIAGTSTGGLVTAMLTSPDENNRPLFAAKDIKDFYLDNCPKIFPQDSCPFAPATKMIKAVTGPKYDGKYLHKLVKEKLGNRRLHQTLTNVVIPTFDIKSLQPTIFSSYEVKRKPSINALLSDICISTSAAPTYLPAHYFETQDSTGKIREFNLIDGGVAANNPTLVAMGEVTKEIMGGSSDFFPIKPMDYRRFLVISLGTGSQKVEGKYDAREAAKWGVLGWLSSNGGSPLVDVFMQASADMVDFHLSAVFQALHLEANYLRIQDDTLSGSVASVDIATKKNLNDLVKTGEALLKKPVSKVDLETGQYDACKLETNEEALRRFAKLLSNERQLRHARSPHGHNSTNLKRC